In Urechidicola croceus, a single window of DNA contains:
- a CDS encoding Gfo/Idh/MocA family protein encodes MARKLRMGMIGGGTGSFIGDVHRKAAAIDGMIELVCGAFSSTADKSIASGKALFLDESRCYGTFEEMILKEKELPEDIRMDFVSIVTPNHMHFPPAKMALENGFNVVCDKPITLTLDEAVELKEIIKKSNKIFALTHNYTGHPMVKQAKAMIENGELGKIRKVQVQYIQGWLATDKESEGHKQAAWRVDPKRSGIGGGLGDIGTHAENLVEYVTGLKIIELAADLSTFGKGRVLDDDGHLLLRLEGGAKGIMSFSQIAVGEENNLAIKVYGEKGSLHWEQENPNKLTTKWLDKPNKVYTPMGNDLYPEALSISRIPIGHPEGYLEAFATIYRNFANHLMAKIDGESVDKTDYPTVDDGIRGMQFIYAAVESNTNNSKWTKIK; translated from the coding sequence ATGGCGAGGAAATTAAGGATGGGTATGATTGGTGGTGGTACAGGCTCATTTATAGGAGATGTACATAGAAAAGCAGCAGCAATTGATGGAATGATTGAATTGGTTTGTGGTGCTTTTAGTAGTACTGCAGATAAATCTATTGCTTCAGGGAAAGCTTTGTTTCTTGATGAAAGTAGATGTTATGGGACATTTGAAGAAATGATTTTGAAAGAAAAAGAATTACCCGAAGATATTCGAATGGATTTTGTTTCAATTGTAACACCTAATCATATGCATTTTCCACCGGCTAAAATGGCTCTAGAAAATGGGTTTAATGTTGTATGTGATAAGCCAATTACATTAACACTTGATGAAGCAGTTGAACTTAAAGAAATAATAAAAAAATCAAATAAAATTTTTGCACTAACTCATAATTATACTGGACATCCAATGGTAAAACAAGCCAAAGCGATGATTGAAAATGGTGAGTTAGGTAAAATTAGAAAAGTTCAAGTACAATATATTCAAGGATGGCTGGCAACTGATAAAGAAAGTGAAGGGCATAAACAAGCAGCTTGGAGAGTAGATCCTAAACGCTCTGGAATTGGTGGTGGATTGGGTGATATTGGAACACATGCCGAAAATTTGGTAGAATATGTTACAGGATTAAAAATTATAGAATTAGCTGCAGATTTGAGCACCTTTGGCAAAGGAAGAGTTTTAGATGATGACGGACATTTATTGTTAAGACTTGAAGGAGGAGCAAAGGGAATTATGTCATTTTCACAAATTGCTGTTGGCGAAGAAAATAATTTAGCCATAAAAGTTTATGGTGAAAAAGGGAGTTTGCATTGGGAGCAAGAAAACCCTAATAAATTAACAACAAAATGGCTAGATAAGCCTAATAAAGTATATACTCCAATGGGTAATGATTTATACCCTGAAGCACTTAGTATAAGTCGAATTCCTATCGGACATCCTGAAGGATATTTAGAAGCATTTGCAACTATATATAGAAATTTTGCAAATCATTTAATGGCTAAAATTGATGGAGAATCTGTAGATAAAACAGACTACCCAACAGTAGATGATGGAATAAGAGGAATGCAATTTATATATGCGGCAGTTGAAAGTAATACTAATAATTCAAAGTGGACAAAAATTAAATAA
- a CDS encoding GMC oxidoreductase has product MIENSTSQSNEIYDAIVIGTGISGGWAAKELCEKGLKTLVLERGRMIKHIEDYPTMHMDPWDFKHRDEKSKEVLARKPKQNRSGFVVHPARQHFFVDDIKHPYNEVKRFDWIRGYHVGGRSLMWGRHSYRWSEMDFEANKKDGHGVDWPIRYKDVEPWYTKVEEFIGVCGQNEGISQLPDSNLTPPMELNCVEEKFKEGVNNAFDDRIVTHARIAHITGDKTHEGRSKCQYRNRCMRGCPFGGYFSSNSSTLPAAEKTGNMILRPNSIVHEIIYDDKTKLATGVKVIDANTKETIVYNAKVIFCCASAIASAAILLQSKSKRFPNGLGNDSGELGHNLMDHHFKVGANAEVEGFEDKYYKGRKPAGFYVPRFVNIDEKSEKKDYVRGFGMQGGAGRSGWSRAVSEMSFGAELKEDLLKPGKWGIGMTAFGECLPYHENKMVLDYEKLDEWGLPTVTFDAEWKENELKMQIDMEKQAVKLLKAAGFKNVRGYRGESFPGLGIHEMGTARMGRDPKTSVLNANNQIHTVPNVYVTDGACMTSSACQNPSLTYMALTARAANHAANQLKNNTFKNA; this is encoded by the coding sequence ATGATCGAAAATTCAACTTCACAAAGTAATGAGATTTATGATGCTATTGTTATCGGAACAGGTATTTCTGGCGGATGGGCAGCAAAAGAATTGTGTGAAAAAGGCTTAAAAACATTAGTACTTGAACGTGGGAGAATGATTAAGCATATTGAAGATTATCCTACAATGCATATGGATCCTTGGGATTTTAAGCATAGAGATGAAAAGAGCAAAGAAGTACTTGCTAGAAAACCAAAACAAAATAGAAGTGGATTTGTAGTACATCCTGCACGACAGCATTTTTTTGTTGATGATATCAAGCACCCTTATAACGAAGTTAAGCGTTTTGACTGGATTCGCGGATATCACGTAGGTGGTCGTTCACTTATGTGGGGAAGACATTCATACCGTTGGAGTGAAATGGATTTTGAAGCAAATAAAAAAGATGGTCACGGTGTCGATTGGCCAATTCGCTATAAAGATGTTGAACCTTGGTATACTAAGGTTGAAGAATTTATAGGAGTATGTGGTCAAAATGAGGGTATTTCACAACTTCCAGATTCTAATCTAACCCCTCCTATGGAATTAAATTGTGTTGAAGAAAAATTTAAAGAAGGTGTAAATAATGCCTTTGACGATAGGATTGTAACACATGCAAGAATTGCTCATATTACAGGAGATAAAACCCACGAAGGACGATCTAAGTGTCAATACAGAAACAGATGTATGAGAGGGTGCCCTTTTGGAGGATATTTTAGCAGTAACTCATCAACACTTCCAGCCGCTGAAAAAACTGGAAATATGATTTTGAGACCAAATTCTATTGTTCATGAGATTATTTACGATGATAAAACAAAATTGGCTACTGGAGTTAAAGTTATTGATGCTAATACAAAAGAAACTATAGTTTATAATGCAAAAGTTATTTTCTGTTGCGCATCTGCTATTGCTTCAGCAGCTATTTTACTACAATCAAAATCTAAAAGATTTCCTAATGGACTTGGTAATGATAGTGGAGAACTAGGACACAACTTAATGGATCACCATTTTAAAGTTGGTGCAAATGCTGAAGTTGAAGGTTTTGAAGATAAATACTATAAAGGACGTAAACCAGCAGGTTTCTACGTACCGAGATTCGTTAACATCGATGAGAAATCAGAAAAGAAAGACTATGTTAGAGGCTTTGGAATGCAAGGAGGAGCAGGAAGAAGTGGGTGGAGTCGTGCTGTAAGCGAAATGAGTTTCGGAGCCGAGTTAAAAGAAGATTTGTTGAAACCTGGTAAATGGGGTATTGGAATGACCGCATTTGGAGAATGTTTACCATATCATGAAAACAAAATGGTACTTGATTATGAAAAACTAGATGAATGGGGGTTACCAACAGTTACTTTTGATGCTGAATGGAAAGAGAATGAATTAAAAATGCAAATTGATATGGAAAAACAAGCAGTAAAATTATTAAAAGCTGCTGGATTTAAAAATGTAAGAGGTTACAGAGGTGAATCTTTTCCAGGATTAGGAATTCATGAAATGGGTACTGCTCGTATGGGACGTGACCCAAAAACTTCTGTATTAAATGCAAATAATCAAATTCATACGGTACCAAATGTATATGTAACTGATGGTGCATGCATGACCTCTTCGGCATGTCAAAACCCTTCACTTACATATATGGCTTTAACTGCAAGAGCAGCAAATCATGCAGCAAATCAATTAAAAAACAACACTTTTAAAAACGCTTAA
- a CDS encoding Gfo/Idh/MocA family protein, giving the protein MSNKIRLGILGGGGDSLIGILHRIASSMYDKYEIVGGVFNPVWEENIGFANQIGLPTNRIYVDFDKMIEEELKLPVSERMQVVSILTPNFLHFPMANKLLENGFNVICEKPMTTSYDEAKILQETLKKANTVFAVTYTYTGYPMIRQMRQMIADGVIGNVQKIDAQYYQGWINPVIHDDELRANTWRLDPEKGGISCCIGDIGTHAFDMLEYVSQLRIKSVLADLNFVYEDNQMDVDGTVLLRTENGVKGVICTSQIATGEENNFIVKIYGEKAGLKWEQENPNYLYLMQDGEPLRVLKPGHSYNSEISLDGTKLPPGHPEGIFDSMANIYKGVAKAVNGEKYDHGEFPTMIDGVRGMSFIEKVVESHQKGNIWVEI; this is encoded by the coding sequence ATGAGTAATAAAATTAGATTAGGAATATTAGGTGGTGGAGGTGATTCTTTAATTGGGATTTTACATAGAATAGCATCATCGATGTATGATAAATACGAAATTGTAGGTGGTGTTTTTAATCCAGTTTGGGAAGAAAATATTGGTTTTGCCAATCAAATAGGCTTGCCTACAAATAGGATTTATGTCGATTTTGATAAAATGATAGAGGAAGAATTAAAACTTCCTGTATCTGAAAGAATGCAGGTAGTCTCAATTCTAACTCCTAACTTTTTACATTTTCCAATGGCAAATAAACTGCTTGAAAATGGATTTAATGTAATTTGTGAAAAACCAATGACAACCTCTTATGATGAAGCAAAAATATTACAAGAAACATTAAAAAAGGCAAATACAGTTTTTGCCGTTACTTATACATATACAGGTTATCCAATGATACGTCAAATGCGTCAAATGATTGCAGATGGAGTAATTGGCAATGTGCAAAAAATAGATGCTCAATATTACCAAGGTTGGATTAATCCAGTGATACATGATGATGAATTACGTGCAAATACTTGGCGTTTAGATCCTGAAAAGGGAGGAATAAGTTGTTGTATTGGAGATATAGGAACACATGCTTTTGATATGTTAGAATACGTTTCTCAATTGAGAATAAAGTCAGTGTTAGCCGATTTGAATTTTGTATATGAGGACAATCAAATGGATGTAGATGGAACGGTTTTACTTAGAACTGAAAACGGAGTCAAAGGAGTAATTTGTACTAGTCAAATTGCTACTGGTGAAGAAAATAATTTTATAGTTAAGATTTACGGAGAGAAAGCAGGATTGAAATGGGAACAAGAAAATCCAAATTATTTGTATTTAATGCAAGATGGTGAACCATTACGTGTTTTAAAACCAGGTCATTCTTATAATTCTGAAATTTCATTAGATGGAACAAAATTACCTCCAGGGCATCCTGAAGGAATTTTTGATTCAATGGCCAATATATATAAAGGCGTTGCTAAAGCAGTAAATGGAGAAAAATATGACCATGGTGAATTTCCAACAATGATTGATGGAGTAAGAGGAATGAGTTTTATTGAAAAAGTTGTGGAATCTCATCAAAAGGGAAATATCTGGGTAGAAATTTAA
- a CDS encoding glycoside hydrolase family 26 protein yields MQQKNLRNISIVFIAVLMFSCKPKKADETVEVIEENPIQFVDKDLTQETKQLRNKLEVIASKGIAFGHQDATAYGIGWKHSGFPSDSDVKKVTGDFPAMFGFELGDLELGKATNLDSVNFDLMKKLIIEADKMGGLISVSWHMNNPVNGNNSWDKTETISKLLKGGTHRDKFENYVSKVADFFLDLKDEDGNLVPVIFRPWHEMSGSWFWWGGENTTHEQYKQFFRETVELFRDRYNVHNLLYVYSPDKIQTEEEYMAYYPGDEYADIIGIDIYDFGDGKHIERVQNSLAIVKKVADEKGKLFAFTETGREKINPSNWYTSVAYPGIKNSGAAYMFVWRNANLGHFYAPYPGHESVEDFIEFKNKPDILFLEDIKGL; encoded by the coding sequence ATGCAACAAAAGAATTTAAGAAATATTTCAATAGTATTTATAGCGGTTTTGATGTTTTCATGTAAGCCCAAAAAGGCTGATGAAACGGTTGAAGTCATTGAAGAAAATCCTATTCAATTTGTGGATAAGGATCTTACCCAAGAAACAAAGCAACTTAGAAATAAATTAGAAGTAATTGCTAGTAAAGGAATTGCTTTTGGTCATCAAGATGCTACGGCTTATGGAATTGGGTGGAAACACTCAGGCTTCCCTAGTGATAGTGACGTAAAAAAAGTTACAGGTGATTTTCCTGCAATGTTTGGTTTTGAGTTGGGAGATTTAGAATTAGGTAAAGCAACAAATTTGGATTCTGTCAACTTTGATTTAATGAAAAAATTAATCATTGAAGCGGATAAAATGGGTGGACTTATTTCTGTTAGTTGGCATATGAATAATCCTGTTAATGGTAATAATTCATGGGATAAAACAGAAACAATTTCTAAACTTTTAAAAGGAGGAACTCATAGGGATAAATTTGAAAACTATGTAAGCAAAGTAGCAGATTTCTTTTTAGATTTAAAAGATGAAGATGGAAATTTAGTTCCTGTTATATTCAGACCTTGGCACGAAATGTCAGGAAGTTGGTTCTGGTGGGGAGGTGAGAATACAACACACGAACAATACAAGCAATTTTTTAGAGAAACTGTTGAGTTATTTAGAGATAGATATAATGTGCATAATTTACTATATGTGTATTCTCCGGATAAAATTCAAACGGAAGAAGAATATATGGCTTACTATCCTGGAGATGAATATGCAGATATTATTGGTATTGATATCTATGATTTTGGAGATGGAAAACATATTGAAAGAGTTCAAAATTCATTAGCGATTGTTAAAAAAGTTGCTGATGAAAAAGGGAAGTTGTTTGCATTTACAGAGACTGGTAGAGAAAAAATTAATCCATCAAATTGGTACACATCTGTTGCATATCCAGGAATTAAAAACAGTGGTGCAGCCTATATGTTTGTTTGGAGAAATGCTAATTTAGGTCATTTCTACGCTCCGTATCCAGGTCATGAATCGGTTGAAGATTTTATAGAATTTAAGAATAAACCCGATATTCTATTTTTAGAAGATATCAAAGGACTGTAA
- a CDS encoding MFS transporter has protein sequence MKNTINKNKLFLAACISLIVTSMTFAIRAGILTQLGTDFEISNEKLGWINSMAFLGFPIAMIIGGLLYNTVGAKKLMAVAFICHLLGLILTIYAGGFWSLIISTFFIGFANGSVEAACNPMIADMYTNNRTAMLNKFHVWFPGGLVIGALVSEFMTNNGMGWQMQIAVMLIPTLIYGYLVFSQKFPEGENIESNTSENIKALANPLYIFIFFCMSLTAVSEFIPQQWVEKILGSSGASPMLVLALVTGIMALGRFFAGPIVHKLNPTGVLWMSAIITTIAIYLMSIADGSLIYAAAALFALGVCYFWPTMIGFISEYTSKTGALGMSLVGGMGMFATSIWNPIIGSMLDAEKESAIASGLVGGAADIVAGKSILGFMVYFPLALVVLFGILFFMRKKVEESRIPQTGH, from the coding sequence ATGAAAAATACAATTAACAAAAATAAACTGTTTCTTGCAGCTTGTATTTCTTTAATCGTTACATCAATGACATTTGCGATTAGAGCAGGAATTTTAACACAATTAGGGACTGATTTTGAAATATCAAATGAAAAACTAGGATGGATTAATAGTATGGCATTTTTAGGGTTTCCAATTGCAATGATTATTGGAGGGCTACTATACAACACTGTTGGTGCCAAAAAATTAATGGCTGTTGCATTCATTTGTCATTTATTAGGTTTAATCCTTACTATATATGCAGGTGGATTTTGGTCATTAATTATTTCAACCTTTTTTATTGGTTTTGCTAATGGTTCTGTTGAAGCAGCCTGTAATCCTATGATTGCCGATATGTATACAAATAACCGTACTGCAATGTTAAATAAATTCCACGTATGGTTTCCAGGAGGTTTAGTTATTGGTGCTCTAGTATCAGAATTCATGACAAATAACGGAATGGGATGGCAAATGCAAATTGCTGTGATGCTGATTCCAACATTAATATACGGTTATCTAGTTTTTTCACAAAAGTTTCCAGAAGGTGAAAATATAGAATCTAATACATCTGAAAATATCAAAGCACTTGCAAATCCGCTATATATTTTCATATTCTTTTGTATGTCTTTAACTGCAGTCTCAGAATTTATACCACAACAATGGGTAGAAAAAATATTGGGAAGTTCAGGGGCAAGTCCAATGTTGGTATTAGCATTAGTTACAGGTATAATGGCATTAGGTCGTTTCTTTGCAGGTCCAATTGTTCATAAATTAAATCCAACAGGAGTTCTTTGGATGTCTGCAATAATTACAACTATTGCAATTTATTTAATGAGTATTGCTGATGGATCATTGATTTATGCAGCAGCAGCATTATTTGCTTTGGGAGTTTGTTATTTCTGGCCAACAATGATTGGTTTCATATCAGAATATACTTCAAAAACAGGGGCATTAGGAATGTCGCTAGTTGGTGGTATGGGAATGTTTGCGACTTCTATTTGGAATCCAATTATTGGTTCTATGCTTGATGCAGAAAAAGAAAGTGCAATTGCATCAGGATTGGTAGGAGGTGCTGCAGATATTGTGGCTGGTAAATCAATTTTAGGATTTATGGTATACTTCCCATTAGCATTAGTAGTATTATTTGGAATATTATTCTTTATGAGAAAGAAAGTTGAAGAGAGTAGAATACCACAAACAGGACATTAA
- a CDS encoding sugar phosphate isomerase/epimerase family protein — MKRREFITKTTSSGIALSLLGLYACKDGKSKEQISNIISEYSGPFFKLSLAQWSLHKAIRDEKTLSNLDFAKKAKELGFEGVEYVSQLYKLEEGNESASLNKLTKDLKQRSIDNDIQNVLIMIDHEGDLSVNDKSSRDEAIRRHSMWVDAAAELGCSSVRVNLFGGEAEKDPSAWHANSVDGMGRLSEYAAKSNINVIVENHGGLSSDAGKVVKVLKEINRSNCGALPDFGNFCYEREGGNRWGGKCTGQYDIYKGVEELMPFAKGVSAKTFDFDENGNEVSIDYMKMFKIIKDSGFKGFVGVEYEGNNLGEEEGIIATKNLLLRVAKELA; from the coding sequence ATGAAACGTAGAGAATTCATTACGAAAACTACAAGTTCGGGTATTGCATTGTCATTATTGGGTTTGTATGCTTGTAAAGACGGAAAAAGTAAGGAGCAAATTTCAAATATTATTTCTGAATACTCAGGTCCGTTTTTTAAACTTTCCTTAGCGCAATGGTCATTGCACAAAGCTATTAGAGACGAAAAGACTTTGTCAAATTTAGATTTTGCTAAAAAAGCAAAAGAACTAGGATTTGAAGGAGTAGAATATGTGAGTCAATTATATAAATTAGAAGAAGGAAATGAATCAGCCTCTTTGAATAAATTGACTAAAGATTTAAAGCAGCGTAGCATTGATAATGATATCCAAAATGTGTTGATTATGATTGATCACGAAGGAGATTTATCTGTAAATGATAAGTCATCAAGAGATGAAGCGATACGTAGACATTCAATGTGGGTTGATGCTGCAGCCGAATTAGGTTGCTCTTCAGTTCGTGTTAATTTATTTGGAGGTGAAGCTGAAAAAGATCCAAGTGCGTGGCATGCAAATTCTGTTGATGGTATGGGACGCTTATCAGAGTATGCTGCAAAAAGTAATATAAATGTGATTGTAGAAAATCATGGAGGGTTATCTTCAGATGCTGGAAAAGTGGTAAAGGTATTGAAAGAAATTAATAGGAGTAATTGTGGTGCTTTACCAGATTTTGGTAATTTCTGTTATGAACGTGAAGGTGGAAATCGTTGGGGAGGAAAATGTACAGGTCAATATGATATATATAAAGGAGTAGAAGAATTAATGCCTTTTGCAAAAGGAGTAAGTGCCAAAACATTTGATTTTGATGAAAACGGGAATGAAGTAAGCATTGATTATATGAAAATGTTTAAAATCATTAAAGATTCTGGATTTAAAGGATTTGTTGGTGTTGAGTATGAAGGTAATAATCTAGGTGAAGAAGAGGGAATAATAGCAACTAAAAATTTACTTTTGAGGGTTGCCAAAGAATTAGCATAA
- a CDS encoding helix-turn-helix transcriptional regulator, giving the protein MKLNIQKIQPYIADDIVYHADTCLPLVDAVSRNKLKFKALARYTYPGDRLTDDTQGISTVGYWDADEPQDWGLDWHRNEGIEFHFLESGSMPYSQGNEEIKLLPNHLTITRPWEEHKVGNPEIGMGKFYWVILDLGVRRPHQNWTWPDWIMLTQSDLQRLTTILRQDDKWLWKANNKIASCYNKLGKAVEQDKDGNQASKIRLIINELLMSLLEMLDADEIVLNESLTDSSRSVEFFLSELENRLTDNWTIEDMAESAGVGVTRFTHHCKKLTNLTPIRYLTMRRLEMSKLMLVENENLSIAEVAYSCGFATGQYFSTVFRRHEKCTPLEYKNKFLKVV; this is encoded by the coding sequence GTGAAATTAAATATACAAAAAATACAGCCTTACATTGCCGATGATATAGTGTATCATGCGGATACATGTTTGCCATTGGTAGATGCAGTTTCAAGGAATAAACTAAAATTCAAAGCATTAGCAAGATATACCTATCCTGGAGATCGATTAACTGATGATACTCAAGGAATAAGCACTGTTGGTTATTGGGATGCAGATGAGCCACAAGACTGGGGTTTAGACTGGCATAGGAATGAAGGGATAGAATTTCATTTCTTAGAATCTGGAAGCATGCCTTATTCGCAAGGGAATGAAGAAATAAAATTACTTCCAAACCATTTAACAATTACTAGACCTTGGGAAGAACATAAAGTTGGAAATCCTGAAATTGGAATGGGTAAATTCTACTGGGTTATTTTAGATTTGGGTGTGCGTAGGCCACATCAAAATTGGACTTGGCCAGATTGGATAATGTTAACGCAGAGTGATTTACAAAGATTGACTACAATTTTAAGACAGGATGATAAATGGCTTTGGAAAGCCAATAATAAGATTGCATCTTGTTATAACAAGTTAGGAAAGGCAGTTGAACAAGATAAAGATGGTAATCAAGCATCTAAGATTAGATTAATAATTAATGAACTATTAATGTCTCTTTTGGAAATGTTAGATGCTGATGAAATTGTTTTAAATGAGTCATTAACTGATAGTTCTAGGAGTGTAGAATTCTTTTTATCAGAACTAGAAAATAGATTGACAGATAATTGGACAATTGAAGATATGGCTGAATCGGCTGGAGTTGGAGTGACTAGGTTTACACATCATTGTAAAAAGTTAACAAACTTAACTCCAATACGTTATTTGACAATGAGACGGCTTGAAATGTCAAAGTTAATGCTTGTCGAAAATGAAAATTTAAGTATTGCAGAAGTGGCTTATAGTTGTGGATTCGCAACAGGACAGTATTTTTCAACAGTTTTTAGAAGGCATGAAAAATGTACTCCTTTAGAGTATAAAAATAAGTTCTTAAAAGTGGTTTGA
- a CDS encoding gluconate 2-dehydrogenase subunit 3 family protein produces MDRRTALKNMSLTFGYAVAVPTVLSVLQSCKSDVASWTPSFLTETQGHMVTHLADIILPKTDIAGALDVNVPEFMDKMLNDIAPDNEKAVITAGADAFAKKFKEAYAKDAVKGTKEEYQKLLEEYFSISEEKQQSIFEMLRKDQSEISADKLDTYLIYKFLTSTRGYTLYGYYTSELVGETILNYDPIPGMYEPCMPLSDVKNGYAWSL; encoded by the coding sequence ATGGATAGAAGAACCGCACTTAAAAATATGTCGCTAACTTTTGGTTATGCAGTAGCCGTACCAACTGTTTTAAGCGTTTTACAATCGTGTAAATCTGATGTTGCATCATGGACACCTTCTTTTTTAACAGAGACTCAAGGTCATATGGTAACACATTTGGCAGATATTATTTTACCTAAAACTGATATTGCTGGTGCTCTTGATGTTAATGTTCCTGAATTTATGGACAAAATGCTTAATGATATTGCTCCTGATAATGAAAAAGCAGTAATAACTGCTGGTGCAGATGCTTTTGCTAAAAAATTCAAAGAAGCTTACGCAAAAGATGCTGTAAAAGGAACTAAAGAAGAATACCAAAAATTATTAGAAGAGTATTTTTCAATTTCTGAAGAAAAGCAACAATCAATTTTTGAAATGCTTAGAAAAGATCAATCTGAGATTAGTGCAGATAAATTAGACACTTATCTTATATATAAATTTCTAACAAGTACTAGAGGGTACACTTTATATGGGTATTATACTTCTGAATTAGTAGGTGAAACAATTTTAAATTACGATCCAATTCCTGGAATGTATGAACCTTGTATGCCATTAAGTGATGTTAAAAATGGTTATGCTTGGTCACTTTAG
- a CDS encoding glycoside hydrolase 5 family protein, with product MNRVLISVIAISLLVSCKKVREKNDNDESVVSIENSVKEPELITVKDGQFFKGDKPYYYVGTNYWYGSLLGSKSVGDRDRLIKELDLLKSNGIDNLRILVGADGGGNDYTVRPALQYEQGKYDESLLEGLDFLMAEMRKREMYAVLYMNNNWEWSGGISQYLEWNGYGKVPIPNLPQYTWPQYMTYAEQFHSCEPCVEAFENHVKFIMGRTNSINGIKYTEDNTVMSWQVANEPRVLSEKHEPIFTKWLNETVDLMESLDSTHLISTGGEGAAGFLWSEAIYERTHQNKNIDYLTMHMWPFNWGWYSPEGEKGKTLNDAILKAKEYINSHVSLAEKSKRPIVMSEFGLPREGESLSPDSSTKNRDEFYSSVFSLLIDSHANKGALGGYNFWGFGGYGKSANHPNGKWEPGDEFTADPPQEPQGFNTVFASDISTLEMIKGYNEKVGNLK from the coding sequence ATGAATAGAGTTTTAATATCAGTAATTGCAATAAGCCTATTAGTTTCTTGTAAAAAAGTCAGAGAAAAAAATGATAATGATGAATCAGTTGTTTCAATAGAGAATTCAGTAAAAGAGCCAGAGTTAATAACAGTTAAAGATGGTCAGTTTTTTAAAGGTGACAAACCTTATTATTATGTTGGAACCAATTATTGGTACGGTTCTTTACTTGGATCAAAATCAGTTGGAGATAGAGATAGATTGATTAAAGAGTTAGACCTTTTAAAATCAAATGGAATTGATAATCTGAGAATTCTTGTTGGAGCCGATGGTGGAGGAAATGATTATACAGTTCGCCCAGCACTTCAATACGAACAAGGGAAATACGATGAAAGCCTTTTGGAAGGATTAGATTTCTTAATGGCTGAAATGCGCAAAAGAGAAATGTATGCAGTTTTATACATGAATAATAATTGGGAATGGAGTGGAGGAATTTCTCAATATCTTGAATGGAATGGTTACGGAAAAGTTCCAATTCCTAATTTACCTCAATATACTTGGCCACAATATATGACGTATGCTGAGCAATTTCATTCATGCGAACCTTGTGTAGAAGCTTTTGAAAACCATGTAAAATTTATCATGGGACGTACGAATTCTATTAATGGAATAAAATACACTGAAGACAATACAGTAATGTCTTGGCAGGTTGCTAATGAACCAAGAGTTTTAAGTGAAAAACACGAGCCAATTTTTACTAAATGGTTGAACGAAACTGTTGATTTGATGGAGTCATTAGATAGTACACATTTGATTTCAACTGGTGGAGAAGGCGCTGCAGGTTTTTTATGGAGTGAAGCTATTTATGAAAGAACACATCAAAATAAGAATATTGACTATTTAACCATGCATATGTGGCCTTTTAATTGGGGATGGTATTCTCCAGAAGGTGAAAAGGGGAAAACGCTTAATGATGCTATTTTAAAGGCTAAAGAATATATTAATAGTCATGTGTCTTTAGCAGAAAAATCTAAAAGACCAATTGTAATGTCCGAATTTGGATTACCAAGAGAAGGAGAAAGTCTTTCTCCAGATTCAAGCACCAAAAATCGTGATGAATTTTACAGCAGTGTTTTTTCATTATTAATAGATAGCCACGCTAATAAAGGAGCATTGGGAGGCTATAATTTTTGGGGATTTGGAGGATATGGTAAATCTGCCAATCATCCTAATGGTAAATGGGAGCCAGGAGACGAGTTTACTGCCGATCCACCACAAGAACCACAAGGATTTAATACTGTTTTTGCAAGTGATATATCAACGCTTGAAATGATAAAAGGATATAATGAAAAAGTTGGTAATTTGAAGTAA